One Citricoccus sp. K5 DNA window includes the following coding sequences:
- a CDS encoding DUF3027 domain-containing protein — translation MNLKPETSAPEDAGADPTDESSAAGADGATAPETVQSAGRSVRIPPKPTRAPRKRTPKLDELLAAAVAEARAALEGLAEDGDIGEHVGTVADDDRLVTHRFAATLSGYGGWEWFATLSRAPRSKVVTVCETGLLPGATAILAPDWLPWSERVSQEEKIRLDAIAAGEDPEKAVARAQGELQDEQDQQDQQEESRDEDSAPQG, via the coding sequence ATGAACTTGAAGCCTGAGACCTCCGCCCCTGAGGACGCCGGGGCAGACCCAACGGATGAGTCGTCCGCAGCCGGTGCTGACGGCGCAACTGCCCCCGAGACCGTGCAGTCCGCGGGCCGCTCCGTGCGGATCCCGCCGAAGCCGACGAGGGCACCGCGCAAGCGCACCCCCAAGCTGGACGAGCTGCTGGCCGCGGCCGTGGCCGAGGCCCGGGCGGCGCTGGAGGGCCTGGCCGAGGACGGGGACATCGGTGAGCACGTGGGCACCGTGGCGGACGACGACCGCCTGGTCACCCACCGCTTTGCCGCGACCCTGTCCGGCTACGGCGGCTGGGAGTGGTTCGCCACCCTGTCCCGGGCACCCCGCAGCAAGGTCGTCACCGTGTGCGAGACCGGGCTGCTGCCCGGGGCTACGGCGATCCTGGCCCCCGACTGGCTGCCGTGGTCCGAGCGCGTGAGCCAGGAGGAGAAGATCCGCCTGGACGCGATCGCCGCCGGGGAGGACCCCGAGAAGGCCGTGGCCCGCGCCCAGGGCGAGCTGCAGGACGAGCAGGATCAGCAGG
- a CDS encoding cold-shock protein: protein MPTGKVKFYDSTKGFGFIHTDEGHEVHLPASALPEGVTEVRAGTRLEFGVAEGRRGPQALSARILTDGPSVVRATRRKPQDMAVVVEDLIKWMDMASNSLRQGKYPQKAQAEKIAMALRKVADELEA, encoded by the coding sequence ATGCCGACCGGCAAAGTAAAGTTCTACGATTCGACCAAGGGCTTCGGCTTCATCCACACGGATGAGGGACACGAGGTCCACCTGCCCGCCTCCGCACTGCCCGAGGGCGTGACCGAGGTCCGGGCCGGAACCCGTCTGGAGTTCGGTGTGGCCGAGGGCCGCCGCGGCCCCCAGGCCCTGAGCGCCCGCATTCTCACCGATGGTCCCTCCGTGGTCCGGGCGACCCGCCGCAAGCCGCAGGACATGGCCGTGGTGGTCGAGGACCTCATCAAGTGGATGGATATGGCGTCCAACAGCCTGCGCCAGGGTAAGTACCCGCAGAAGGCCCAGGCGGAGAAGATCGCCATGGCCCTGCGCAAGGTGGCCGATGAACTTGAAGCCTGA